Proteins encoded together in one Cicer arietinum cultivar CDC Frontier isolate Library 1 chromosome 4, Cicar.CDCFrontier_v2.0, whole genome shotgun sequence window:
- the LOC101504369 gene encoding serine/threonine-protein kinase CTR1-like, with translation MDAYTWTISTDMQNVGMIPSFESLMCVKPCDDSSVVVVAIDTSRDPGLRELQNGVLTLSTNWVTTKDATDQLANLVYNRMGGGSSDEELLGIRWKECTQILKSCLQSIVLPIGSLPVGLCVHRALLFKVLADLINLPCRVAKGCKYCRKDTCASCIVQFGSDREYMIDLVGRPGETCQPDSSVNSASSVLIPSPLCHPRFKPVETAEYTKTLARLYFLDSQALHLVFDTTSGDRVECSDRMDLQQTEMFGASYAGRNNQIVALNPGTEEHMSFNEANQSEVNYSSREEEDLDIPWSELILKENIGTGSFGTVLRADWRGSDVAVKILKVQGFDSERFEEFLNEVTLMKRLRHPNIVLLMGAVIQPPKLSIVTEYLSRGSLYELLQMPSIGSSISEKRRLSMACDVASGMNYLHQMKPPIVHRDLKSPNLLVDDSYTVKVCDFGLSRSKANTFLSSKTAAGTPEWMAPEVIKGELSNEKCDVFSFGVILWELVTLQQPWRQLNPSQVVAAVGFMDKRLEIPRHVNPQVAALIELCWSTEPRRRPSFSYIMKCLQQIIADAEV, from the exons ATGGATGCATATACATGGACTATAAGTACCGATATGCAGAATGTTGGTATGATTCCATCATTTGAATCACTCATGTGTGTTAAGCCATGTGATGACTCGTCAGTTGTAGTGGTTGCTATTGATACGTCTAGAGATCCTGGATTGAGAGAACTGCAAAATGGAGTATTAACTCTTTCAACTAACTGGGTTACTACCAAAGATGCAACTGATCAGCTTGCAAATCTTGTTTATAATAGGATGGG GGGGGGATCTTCTGACGAGGAACTTTTAGGTATACGCTGGAAGGAATGCACCCAAATTCTTAAAAGCTGTCTGCAATCTATCGTTCTTCCGATTGGAAGCTTACCTGTTGGCCTTTGTGTCCATCGAGCATTGCTGTTCAAA GTGTTAGCGGACTTAATCAACCTGCCATGTCGAGTTGCTAAGGGTTGCAAGTACTGTAGAAAGGACACGTGCGCTTCTTGTATAGTGCAATTTGGTTCTGACAG GGAGTATATGATTGATTTAGTAGGAAGGCCTGGGGAAACATGTCAACCTGATTCTTCAGTGAATTCTGCGTCTTCAGTTTTGATCCCTTCACCATTATGTCATCCAAGGTTCAAGCCAGTTGAAACAGCTGAATATACAAAGACATTAGCCCGACTGTATTTCTTGGACAGTCAAGCACTGCATCTTGTATTTGATACCACGTCAG GAGATAGAGTTGAGTGTAGTGACAGAATGGATCTACAGCAAACTGAAATGTTTGGTGCAAGCTATGCTGGTCGGAACAACCAAATAGTTGCTTTGA ATCCTGGTACAGAGGAACACATGTCTTTCAATGAAGCAAACCAGTCAGAAGTGAATTATTCAAGTCGTGAGGAGGAGGATCTGGACATTCCATGGAGTGAACTTATTCTGAAGGAAAACATTGGGACAG GGTCATTTGGAACAGTTCTTCGTGCGGACTGGCGTGGCTCT GATGTTGCTGTGAAGATACTTAAGGTGCAAGGTTTTGATTCTGAACGATTTGAAGAATTTCTGAATGAg GTCACACTCATGAAGCGCCTTCGTCATCCAAACATTGTACTTCTAATGGGTGCCGTAATCCAACCGCCAAAATTATCAATTGTAACAGAATATTTATCAAG AGGCAGCTTGTATGAACTTCTGCAGATGCCAAGTATTGGATCTTCAATCAGCGAGAAGCGTCGTCTAAGTATGGCATGCGATGTG GCAAGTGGAATGAATTATCTTCATCAAATGAAGCCTCCCATTGTTCATAGAGATTTGAAGTCTCCAAATCTTTTGGTTGATGATTCATACACTGTTAAG GTATGTGACTTTGGCCTCTCACGTTCAAAAGCAAATACATTTCTTTCATCTAAAACAGCTGCTGGAACT CCTGAATGGATGGCACCAGAAGTTATCAAAGGTGAACTATCGAATGAAAAATGTGATGTATTCAGCTTTGGTGTAATCTTGTGGGAACTGGTGACCCTTCAACAACCATGGAGGCAATTAAATCCTTCACAG GTTGTTGCAGCTGTTGGTTTTATGGACAAAAGGCTTGAAATTCCAAGGCACGTGAATCCTCAAGTGGCTGCCTTGATTGAGCTCTGCTGGTCTAC GGAACCAAGGAGGCGGCCTTCTTTCTCCTATATTATGAAATGTTTGCAGCAAATAATTGCCGATGCTGAAGTGTGA